One stretch of Pomacea canaliculata isolate SZHN2017 linkage group LG1, ASM307304v1, whole genome shotgun sequence DNA includes these proteins:
- the LOC112572535 gene encoding N-acetylneuraminate 9-O-acetyltransferase-like isoform X1, protein MEDNDAATASSSNSSSEITQYINIENAKLVALVIVLGFVGYHGVLHLKYGNDSCRWLLSDGRFPGYNTWQPYGCMMHKYTRSDARMCMHYISYWGGRNHITFVGDSRIRNLYYEFINLISLSELEEAKAQSDIHFSDEKINARVDFLWQPYVNAHMYDVYDKWLKSEQPGSRPNLVITGSASWSIKTFNGSTQALENFKANLSMIRPLFQKLKPSTNIIWMLQDPVVEAKLSIERAAITNLQIDDYNKAAIELLENSEATIWSSSRLIAQGLKKESVDGLHPSHSTLSLDVQILLNLYCNNDMNHHDGTCCNTPEPATTLQIITAAAFLVCMASAVGLVAYRRRLRRIAVKARAENGQRNGGNGAPKALSETAVSLVTSVAKLGLIMSYFYLCDRTNFFMKENKYYTHVNFFLPFAYVMILGFFFTENTEKTNVMHRDQTDEWKGWMQLVILIYHLTGASKVLPIYMHIRLLVSSYLFLTGFGHFTYFWQHGNFGLIRHCMVNIGILKTFTKNHGCRHCQIFWHARKNSLRRALEVLVRLNLLVVVLCFVMNRPYQFYYFVPLVSFWYLVVYIVMAVWPHITHDSSEANSLHYLYMVIKFVILIVLISLFYLSEVFFEKVFLARPFKALFVTSDDSIHEWRFRWELDRYSVVYGMLVGFGYQVLVHYKILQDNHNQSLFGHPFSWIFCLLGLVGIASYMVFSLLCSSKQQCNYVHPYLVFIPIISYILLRNVPGWLRTRYSSLFAWFGKISLELFICQYHIWLAADTHGVLVLLPSYPVLNVVITSFIFICIAHEISVITGILARYIVPDDWKAVLRNFIVFAAVLLPLCITNGVLVF, encoded by the exons ATGGAGGATAACGATGCAGCAACTGCTTCTAGTAGTAATTCCTCGAGCGAAATAACTCAGTACATCAACATAGAAAATGCGAAACTAGTCGCCCTTGTTATCGTGCTAGGTTTTGTAGGATATCACGGAGTTCTTCATCTCAAATATG GAAACGATTCTTGTCGTTGGCTGTTGAGTGATGGTCGCTTTCCTGGCTACAACACCTGGCAGCCCTATGGGTGCATGATGCACAAGTACACAAGATC agaCGCTCGGATGTGCATGCACTATATCTCATATTGGGGAGGTCGAAATCACATTACATTTGTTGGAGATTCTCGCATCAGGAATTTGTACTATGAGTTTATCAATCTCATCAGCCTTAGTGAACTAGAAGAGGCCAAGGCACAAAGTGACATCCACTTCAGTGATGAGAAGATCAATGCTCGTGTG GATTTTTTGTGGCAACCTTATGTGAATGCACACATGTATGATGTGTATGACAAATGGCTGAAGAGTGAGCAACCTGGCTCCAGACCCAATCTGGTCATCACTGGAAGTGCTTCA tgGAGCATCAAAACATTTAATGGGAGTACACAAGCACTTGAGAACTTTAAAG CAAATCTGTCGATGATAAGGCCACTCTTCCAAAAGTTAAAACCATCAACAAATATCATATGGATGCTACAAG ACCCTGTTGTGGAAGCCAAGCTGTCTATAGAGAGAGCAGCTATCACCAACCTTCAGATTGATGATTACAACAAGGCAGCCATTGAGTTACT GGAGAACAGTGAAGCAACCATTTGGAGTTCATCTCGTCTGATTGCACAAGGACTGAAAAAGGAATCAGTTGATGGTCTTCATCCTTCACATTCAACGCTAAGTCTT GACGTACAAATACTGTTAAACTTGTACTGCAACAATGATATGAATCACCATGACGGCACTTGCTGTAACACTCCGGAGCCAGCAACCACATTGCAGATTATCACTGCAGCTGCTTTTCTTGTTTG TATGGCATCAGCAGTGGGCCTGGTTGCATACAGACGCAGGCTACGACGAATTGCAGTCAAGGCTAGAGCAGAAAATGGCCAGAGAAATGGCGGCAATGGCGCCCCAAAGGCCTTGAGTGAGACAGCTGTCAGTCTTGTGACTTCTGTAGCCAAGCTGGGACTCATTATGAGCTATTTCTACCTCTGTGACAG aacaaatttttttatgaaagagaACAAGTACTATACGCATGTGaactttttccttccatttgcTTATGTGATGATTCTGGGATTTTTCTTCactgaaaatacagaaaag ACAAATGTAATGCATAGAGATCAAACAGATGAGTGGAAAGGTTGGATGCAACTGGTTATTCTTATCTATCATTTGACAGGTGCAAGCAAG GTACTGCCAATTTATATGCACATACGACTGCTTGTGTCAAGTTACCTGTTCCTGACAGGGTTTGGCCACTTCACCTATTTCTGGCAGCATGGAAACTTTGGTCTCATTCGCCACTGCATG GTAAACATCGGAATTTTGAAAACCTTcacaaaaaat CATGGGTGTCGGCACTGTCAGATATTTTGGCACGCGAGAAAGAACAGCTTACGTCGCGCTTTAGAA GTTTTGGTTCGCCTGAATCTGCTTGTGGTGGTTCTCTGTTTTGTGATGAACCGGCCGTACCAGTTTTATTACTTTGTGCCCCTCGTTTCTTTCTGGTACCTGGTGGTTTATATTGTCATGGCTGTCTGGCCACACATCACACACGACTCCTCAGAAG CCAATTCTCTGCATTACTTGTACATGGTAATCAAGTTTGTAATACTCATTGTTCTCATTTCACTCTTCTACTTGTCAGAG gtattttttgaaaaagtgttCTTAGCTCGTCCTTTCAAGGCTCTGTTTGTCACATCTGATGACTCAATACATGAGTGGCGTTTTCGATGGGAACTAGACAGATAT AGTGTGGTGTATGGGATGTTGGTGGGGTTTGGCTATCAAGTGTTGGTGCACTACAAGATCTTACAAGACAACCATAATCAGAGTCTTTTTGGTCATCCATTTTCATGGATCTTCTGTCTCTTGGGACTTGTTGGTATTGCT AGTTACATGGTTTTCTCACTCCTGTGCAGCAGTAAACAGCAATGCAATTATGTTCATCCATACCTTGTTTTCATCCCT ATAATCTCTTACATTTTGCTGAGGAATGTTCCTGGCTGGCTCAGGACACGCTACAGTTCTCTCTTTGCCTGGTTTGGTAAAATCTCATTAGAG CTTTTCATCTGTCAGTACCACATCTGGCTAGCAGCTGACACACATGGAGTACTGGTCCTTCTACCCAGCTACCCTGTCCTTAATGTGGTCATCACATCTTTCATCTTTATCTGCATTGCACATGAAATATCTGTCATCACAGGCATTCTTGCCAGATACATTGTCCCAGATGACTGGAAAGCAGTGCTGCGTaatttcattgtctttgctGCTGTTTTGCTGCCTCTGTGTATAACCAATGGAGTACTGGTATTCTGA
- the LOC112572535 gene encoding N-acetylneuraminate 9-O-acetyltransferase-like isoform X4, with amino-acid sequence MEDNDAATASSSNSSSEITQYINIENAKLVALVIVLGFVGYHGVLHLKYGNDSCRWLLSDGRFPGYNTWQPYGCMMHKYTRSDARMCMHYISYWGGRNHITFVGDSRIRNLYYEFINLISLSELEEAKAQSDIHFSDEKINARVDFLWQPYVNAHMYDVYDKWLKSEQPGSRPNLVITGSASWSIKTFNGSTQALENFKANLSMIRPLFQKLKPSTNIIWMLQDPVVEAKLSIERAAITNLQIDDYNKAAIELLENSEATIWSSSRLIAQGLKKESVDGLHPSHSTLSLDVQILLNLYCNNDMNHHDGTCCNTPEPATTLQIITAAAFLVCMASAVGLVAYRRRLRRIAVKARAENGQRNGGNGAPKALSETAVSLVTSVAKLGLIMSYFYLCDRTNFFMKENKYYTHVNFFLPFAYVMILGFFFTENTEKTNVMHRDQTDEWKGWMQLVILIYHLTGASKVLPIYMHIRLLVSSYLFLTGFGHFTYFWQHGNFGLIRHCMVLVRLNLLVVVLCFVMNRPYQFYYFVPLVSFWYLVVYIVMAVWPHITHDSSEANSLHYLYMVIKFVILIVLISLFYLSEVFFEKVFLARPFKALFVTSDDSIHEWRFRWELDRYSVVYGMLVGFGYQVLVHYKILQDNHNQSLFGHPFSWIFCLLGLVGIASYMVFSLLCSSKQQCNYVHPYLVFIPIISYILLRNVPGWLRTRYSSLFAWFGKISLELFICQYHIWLAADTHGVLVLLPSYPVLNVVITSFIFICIAHEISVITGILARYIVPDDWKAVLRNFIVFAAVLLPLCITNGVLVF; translated from the exons ATGGAGGATAACGATGCAGCAACTGCTTCTAGTAGTAATTCCTCGAGCGAAATAACTCAGTACATCAACATAGAAAATGCGAAACTAGTCGCCCTTGTTATCGTGCTAGGTTTTGTAGGATATCACGGAGTTCTTCATCTCAAATATG GAAACGATTCTTGTCGTTGGCTGTTGAGTGATGGTCGCTTTCCTGGCTACAACACCTGGCAGCCCTATGGGTGCATGATGCACAAGTACACAAGATC agaCGCTCGGATGTGCATGCACTATATCTCATATTGGGGAGGTCGAAATCACATTACATTTGTTGGAGATTCTCGCATCAGGAATTTGTACTATGAGTTTATCAATCTCATCAGCCTTAGTGAACTAGAAGAGGCCAAGGCACAAAGTGACATCCACTTCAGTGATGAGAAGATCAATGCTCGTGTG GATTTTTTGTGGCAACCTTATGTGAATGCACACATGTATGATGTGTATGACAAATGGCTGAAGAGTGAGCAACCTGGCTCCAGACCCAATCTGGTCATCACTGGAAGTGCTTCA tgGAGCATCAAAACATTTAATGGGAGTACACAAGCACTTGAGAACTTTAAAG CAAATCTGTCGATGATAAGGCCACTCTTCCAAAAGTTAAAACCATCAACAAATATCATATGGATGCTACAAG ACCCTGTTGTGGAAGCCAAGCTGTCTATAGAGAGAGCAGCTATCACCAACCTTCAGATTGATGATTACAACAAGGCAGCCATTGAGTTACT GGAGAACAGTGAAGCAACCATTTGGAGTTCATCTCGTCTGATTGCACAAGGACTGAAAAAGGAATCAGTTGATGGTCTTCATCCTTCACATTCAACGCTAAGTCTT GACGTACAAATACTGTTAAACTTGTACTGCAACAATGATATGAATCACCATGACGGCACTTGCTGTAACACTCCGGAGCCAGCAACCACATTGCAGATTATCACTGCAGCTGCTTTTCTTGTTTG TATGGCATCAGCAGTGGGCCTGGTTGCATACAGACGCAGGCTACGACGAATTGCAGTCAAGGCTAGAGCAGAAAATGGCCAGAGAAATGGCGGCAATGGCGCCCCAAAGGCCTTGAGTGAGACAGCTGTCAGTCTTGTGACTTCTGTAGCCAAGCTGGGACTCATTATGAGCTATTTCTACCTCTGTGACAG aacaaatttttttatgaaagagaACAAGTACTATACGCATGTGaactttttccttccatttgcTTATGTGATGATTCTGGGATTTTTCTTCactgaaaatacagaaaag ACAAATGTAATGCATAGAGATCAAACAGATGAGTGGAAAGGTTGGATGCAACTGGTTATTCTTATCTATCATTTGACAGGTGCAAGCAAG GTACTGCCAATTTATATGCACATACGACTGCTTGTGTCAAGTTACCTGTTCCTGACAGGGTTTGGCCACTTCACCTATTTCTGGCAGCATGGAAACTTTGGTCTCATTCGCCACTGCATG GTTTTGGTTCGCCTGAATCTGCTTGTGGTGGTTCTCTGTTTTGTGATGAACCGGCCGTACCAGTTTTATTACTTTGTGCCCCTCGTTTCTTTCTGGTACCTGGTGGTTTATATTGTCATGGCTGTCTGGCCACACATCACACACGACTCCTCAGAAG CCAATTCTCTGCATTACTTGTACATGGTAATCAAGTTTGTAATACTCATTGTTCTCATTTCACTCTTCTACTTGTCAGAG gtattttttgaaaaagtgttCTTAGCTCGTCCTTTCAAGGCTCTGTTTGTCACATCTGATGACTCAATACATGAGTGGCGTTTTCGATGGGAACTAGACAGATAT AGTGTGGTGTATGGGATGTTGGTGGGGTTTGGCTATCAAGTGTTGGTGCACTACAAGATCTTACAAGACAACCATAATCAGAGTCTTTTTGGTCATCCATTTTCATGGATCTTCTGTCTCTTGGGACTTGTTGGTATTGCT AGTTACATGGTTTTCTCACTCCTGTGCAGCAGTAAACAGCAATGCAATTATGTTCATCCATACCTTGTTTTCATCCCT ATAATCTCTTACATTTTGCTGAGGAATGTTCCTGGCTGGCTCAGGACACGCTACAGTTCTCTCTTTGCCTGGTTTGGTAAAATCTCATTAGAG CTTTTCATCTGTCAGTACCACATCTGGCTAGCAGCTGACACACATGGAGTACTGGTCCTTCTACCCAGCTACCCTGTCCTTAATGTGGTCATCACATCTTTCATCTTTATCTGCATTGCACATGAAATATCTGTCATCACAGGCATTCTTGCCAGATACATTGTCCCAGATGACTGGAAAGCAGTGCTGCGTaatttcattgtctttgctGCTGTTTTGCTGCCTCTGTGTATAACCAATGGAGTACTGGTATTCTGA
- the LOC112572535 gene encoding N-acetylneuraminate 9-O-acetyltransferase-like isoform X3, whose translation MEDNDAATASSSNSSSEITQYINIENAKLVALVIVLGFVGYHGVLHLKYGNDSCRWLLSDGRFPGYNTWQPYGCMMHKYTRSDARMCMHYISYWGGRNHITFVGDSRIRNLYYEFINLISLSELEEAKAQSDIHFSDEKINARVDFLWQPYVNAHMYDVYDKWLKSEQPGSRPNLVITGSASWSIKTFNGSTQALENFKANLSMIRPLFQKLKPSTNIIWMLQDPVVEAKLSIERAAITNLQIDDYNKAAIELLENSEATIWSSSRLIAQGLKKESVDGLHPSHSTLSLDVQILLNLYCNNDMNHHDGTCCNTPEPATTLQIITAAAFLVCMASAVGLVAYRRRLRRIAVKARAENGQRNGGNGAPKALSETAVSLVTSVAKLGLIMSYFYLCDRTNFFMKENKYYTHVNFFLPFAYVMILGFFFTENTEKTNVMHRDQTDEWKGWMQLVILIYHLTGASKVLPIYMHIRLLVSSYLFLTGFGHFTYFWQHGNFGLIRHCMVNIGILKTFTKNVLVRLNLLVVVLCFVMNRPYQFYYFVPLVSFWYLVVYIVMAVWPHITHDSSEANSLHYLYMVIKFVILIVLISLFYLSEVFFEKVFLARPFKALFVTSDDSIHEWRFRWELDRYSVVYGMLVGFGYQVLVHYKILQDNHNQSLFGHPFSWIFCLLGLVGIASYMVFSLLCSSKQQCNYVHPYLVFIPIISYILLRNVPGWLRTRYSSLFAWFGKISLELFICQYHIWLAADTHGVLVLLPSYPVLNVVITSFIFICIAHEISVITGILARYIVPDDWKAVLRNFIVFAAVLLPLCITNGVLVF comes from the exons ATGGAGGATAACGATGCAGCAACTGCTTCTAGTAGTAATTCCTCGAGCGAAATAACTCAGTACATCAACATAGAAAATGCGAAACTAGTCGCCCTTGTTATCGTGCTAGGTTTTGTAGGATATCACGGAGTTCTTCATCTCAAATATG GAAACGATTCTTGTCGTTGGCTGTTGAGTGATGGTCGCTTTCCTGGCTACAACACCTGGCAGCCCTATGGGTGCATGATGCACAAGTACACAAGATC agaCGCTCGGATGTGCATGCACTATATCTCATATTGGGGAGGTCGAAATCACATTACATTTGTTGGAGATTCTCGCATCAGGAATTTGTACTATGAGTTTATCAATCTCATCAGCCTTAGTGAACTAGAAGAGGCCAAGGCACAAAGTGACATCCACTTCAGTGATGAGAAGATCAATGCTCGTGTG GATTTTTTGTGGCAACCTTATGTGAATGCACACATGTATGATGTGTATGACAAATGGCTGAAGAGTGAGCAACCTGGCTCCAGACCCAATCTGGTCATCACTGGAAGTGCTTCA tgGAGCATCAAAACATTTAATGGGAGTACACAAGCACTTGAGAACTTTAAAG CAAATCTGTCGATGATAAGGCCACTCTTCCAAAAGTTAAAACCATCAACAAATATCATATGGATGCTACAAG ACCCTGTTGTGGAAGCCAAGCTGTCTATAGAGAGAGCAGCTATCACCAACCTTCAGATTGATGATTACAACAAGGCAGCCATTGAGTTACT GGAGAACAGTGAAGCAACCATTTGGAGTTCATCTCGTCTGATTGCACAAGGACTGAAAAAGGAATCAGTTGATGGTCTTCATCCTTCACATTCAACGCTAAGTCTT GACGTACAAATACTGTTAAACTTGTACTGCAACAATGATATGAATCACCATGACGGCACTTGCTGTAACACTCCGGAGCCAGCAACCACATTGCAGATTATCACTGCAGCTGCTTTTCTTGTTTG TATGGCATCAGCAGTGGGCCTGGTTGCATACAGACGCAGGCTACGACGAATTGCAGTCAAGGCTAGAGCAGAAAATGGCCAGAGAAATGGCGGCAATGGCGCCCCAAAGGCCTTGAGTGAGACAGCTGTCAGTCTTGTGACTTCTGTAGCCAAGCTGGGACTCATTATGAGCTATTTCTACCTCTGTGACAG aacaaatttttttatgaaagagaACAAGTACTATACGCATGTGaactttttccttccatttgcTTATGTGATGATTCTGGGATTTTTCTTCactgaaaatacagaaaag ACAAATGTAATGCATAGAGATCAAACAGATGAGTGGAAAGGTTGGATGCAACTGGTTATTCTTATCTATCATTTGACAGGTGCAAGCAAG GTACTGCCAATTTATATGCACATACGACTGCTTGTGTCAAGTTACCTGTTCCTGACAGGGTTTGGCCACTTCACCTATTTCTGGCAGCATGGAAACTTTGGTCTCATTCGCCACTGCATG GTAAACATCGGAATTTTGAAAACCTTcacaaaaaat GTTTTGGTTCGCCTGAATCTGCTTGTGGTGGTTCTCTGTTTTGTGATGAACCGGCCGTACCAGTTTTATTACTTTGTGCCCCTCGTTTCTTTCTGGTACCTGGTGGTTTATATTGTCATGGCTGTCTGGCCACACATCACACACGACTCCTCAGAAG CCAATTCTCTGCATTACTTGTACATGGTAATCAAGTTTGTAATACTCATTGTTCTCATTTCACTCTTCTACTTGTCAGAG gtattttttgaaaaagtgttCTTAGCTCGTCCTTTCAAGGCTCTGTTTGTCACATCTGATGACTCAATACATGAGTGGCGTTTTCGATGGGAACTAGACAGATAT AGTGTGGTGTATGGGATGTTGGTGGGGTTTGGCTATCAAGTGTTGGTGCACTACAAGATCTTACAAGACAACCATAATCAGAGTCTTTTTGGTCATCCATTTTCATGGATCTTCTGTCTCTTGGGACTTGTTGGTATTGCT AGTTACATGGTTTTCTCACTCCTGTGCAGCAGTAAACAGCAATGCAATTATGTTCATCCATACCTTGTTTTCATCCCT ATAATCTCTTACATTTTGCTGAGGAATGTTCCTGGCTGGCTCAGGACACGCTACAGTTCTCTCTTTGCCTGGTTTGGTAAAATCTCATTAGAG CTTTTCATCTGTCAGTACCACATCTGGCTAGCAGCTGACACACATGGAGTACTGGTCCTTCTACCCAGCTACCCTGTCCTTAATGTGGTCATCACATCTTTCATCTTTATCTGCATTGCACATGAAATATCTGTCATCACAGGCATTCTTGCCAGATACATTGTCCCAGATGACTGGAAAGCAGTGCTGCGTaatttcattgtctttgctGCTGTTTTGCTGCCTCTGTGTATAACCAATGGAGTACTGGTATTCTGA
- the LOC112572535 gene encoding N-acetylneuraminate 9-O-acetyltransferase-like isoform X2 translates to MEDNDAATASSSNSSSEITQYINIENAKLVALVIVLGFVGYHGVLHLKYGNDSCRWLLSDGRFPGYNTWQPYGCMMHKYTRSDARMCMHYISYWGGRNHITFVGDSRIRNLYYEFINLISLSELEEAKAQSDIHFSDEKINARVDFLWQPYVNAHMYDVYDKWLKSEQPGSRPNLVITGSASWSIKTFNGSTQALENFKANLSMIRPLFQKLKPSTNIIWMLQDPVVEAKLSIERAAITNLQIDDYNKAAIELLENSEATIWSSSRLIAQGLKKESVDGLHPSHSTLSLDVQILLNLYCNNDMNHHDGTCCNTPEPATTLQIITAAAFLVCMASAVGLVAYRRRLRRIAVKARAENGQRNGGNGAPKALSETAVSLVTSVAKLGLIMSYFYLCDRTNFFMKENKYYTHVNFFLPFAYVMILGFFFTENTEKTNVMHRDQTDEWKGWMQLVILIYHLTGASKVLPIYMHIRLLVSSYLFLTGFGHFTYFWQHGNFGLIRHCMHGCRHCQIFWHARKNSLRRALEVLVRLNLLVVVLCFVMNRPYQFYYFVPLVSFWYLVVYIVMAVWPHITHDSSEANSLHYLYMVIKFVILIVLISLFYLSEVFFEKVFLARPFKALFVTSDDSIHEWRFRWELDRYSVVYGMLVGFGYQVLVHYKILQDNHNQSLFGHPFSWIFCLLGLVGIASYMVFSLLCSSKQQCNYVHPYLVFIPIISYILLRNVPGWLRTRYSSLFAWFGKISLELFICQYHIWLAADTHGVLVLLPSYPVLNVVITSFIFICIAHEISVITGILARYIVPDDWKAVLRNFIVFAAVLLPLCITNGVLVF, encoded by the exons ATGGAGGATAACGATGCAGCAACTGCTTCTAGTAGTAATTCCTCGAGCGAAATAACTCAGTACATCAACATAGAAAATGCGAAACTAGTCGCCCTTGTTATCGTGCTAGGTTTTGTAGGATATCACGGAGTTCTTCATCTCAAATATG GAAACGATTCTTGTCGTTGGCTGTTGAGTGATGGTCGCTTTCCTGGCTACAACACCTGGCAGCCCTATGGGTGCATGATGCACAAGTACACAAGATC agaCGCTCGGATGTGCATGCACTATATCTCATATTGGGGAGGTCGAAATCACATTACATTTGTTGGAGATTCTCGCATCAGGAATTTGTACTATGAGTTTATCAATCTCATCAGCCTTAGTGAACTAGAAGAGGCCAAGGCACAAAGTGACATCCACTTCAGTGATGAGAAGATCAATGCTCGTGTG GATTTTTTGTGGCAACCTTATGTGAATGCACACATGTATGATGTGTATGACAAATGGCTGAAGAGTGAGCAACCTGGCTCCAGACCCAATCTGGTCATCACTGGAAGTGCTTCA tgGAGCATCAAAACATTTAATGGGAGTACACAAGCACTTGAGAACTTTAAAG CAAATCTGTCGATGATAAGGCCACTCTTCCAAAAGTTAAAACCATCAACAAATATCATATGGATGCTACAAG ACCCTGTTGTGGAAGCCAAGCTGTCTATAGAGAGAGCAGCTATCACCAACCTTCAGATTGATGATTACAACAAGGCAGCCATTGAGTTACT GGAGAACAGTGAAGCAACCATTTGGAGTTCATCTCGTCTGATTGCACAAGGACTGAAAAAGGAATCAGTTGATGGTCTTCATCCTTCACATTCAACGCTAAGTCTT GACGTACAAATACTGTTAAACTTGTACTGCAACAATGATATGAATCACCATGACGGCACTTGCTGTAACACTCCGGAGCCAGCAACCACATTGCAGATTATCACTGCAGCTGCTTTTCTTGTTTG TATGGCATCAGCAGTGGGCCTGGTTGCATACAGACGCAGGCTACGACGAATTGCAGTCAAGGCTAGAGCAGAAAATGGCCAGAGAAATGGCGGCAATGGCGCCCCAAAGGCCTTGAGTGAGACAGCTGTCAGTCTTGTGACTTCTGTAGCCAAGCTGGGACTCATTATGAGCTATTTCTACCTCTGTGACAG aacaaatttttttatgaaagagaACAAGTACTATACGCATGTGaactttttccttccatttgcTTATGTGATGATTCTGGGATTTTTCTTCactgaaaatacagaaaag ACAAATGTAATGCATAGAGATCAAACAGATGAGTGGAAAGGTTGGATGCAACTGGTTATTCTTATCTATCATTTGACAGGTGCAAGCAAG GTACTGCCAATTTATATGCACATACGACTGCTTGTGTCAAGTTACCTGTTCCTGACAGGGTTTGGCCACTTCACCTATTTCTGGCAGCATGGAAACTTTGGTCTCATTCGCCACTGCATG CATGGGTGTCGGCACTGTCAGATATTTTGGCACGCGAGAAAGAACAGCTTACGTCGCGCTTTAGAA GTTTTGGTTCGCCTGAATCTGCTTGTGGTGGTTCTCTGTTTTGTGATGAACCGGCCGTACCAGTTTTATTACTTTGTGCCCCTCGTTTCTTTCTGGTACCTGGTGGTTTATATTGTCATGGCTGTCTGGCCACACATCACACACGACTCCTCAGAAG CCAATTCTCTGCATTACTTGTACATGGTAATCAAGTTTGTAATACTCATTGTTCTCATTTCACTCTTCTACTTGTCAGAG gtattttttgaaaaagtgttCTTAGCTCGTCCTTTCAAGGCTCTGTTTGTCACATCTGATGACTCAATACATGAGTGGCGTTTTCGATGGGAACTAGACAGATAT AGTGTGGTGTATGGGATGTTGGTGGGGTTTGGCTATCAAGTGTTGGTGCACTACAAGATCTTACAAGACAACCATAATCAGAGTCTTTTTGGTCATCCATTTTCATGGATCTTCTGTCTCTTGGGACTTGTTGGTATTGCT AGTTACATGGTTTTCTCACTCCTGTGCAGCAGTAAACAGCAATGCAATTATGTTCATCCATACCTTGTTTTCATCCCT ATAATCTCTTACATTTTGCTGAGGAATGTTCCTGGCTGGCTCAGGACACGCTACAGTTCTCTCTTTGCCTGGTTTGGTAAAATCTCATTAGAG CTTTTCATCTGTCAGTACCACATCTGGCTAGCAGCTGACACACATGGAGTACTGGTCCTTCTACCCAGCTACCCTGTCCTTAATGTGGTCATCACATCTTTCATCTTTATCTGCATTGCACATGAAATATCTGTCATCACAGGCATTCTTGCCAGATACATTGTCCCAGATGACTGGAAAGCAGTGCTGCGTaatttcattgtctttgctGCTGTTTTGCTGCCTCTGTGTATAACCAATGGAGTACTGGTATTCTGA